In one Hyphomicrobium sp. 99 genomic region, the following are encoded:
- the cobW gene encoding cobalamin biosynthesis protein CobW, protein MSARKVPVTIVTGFLGAGKTTLVRHAIENAEGRRLALIVNEFGDVGVDGAILRSCGIENCPEENIVELTNGCLCCTVADDFVPTLEALLSLNPPPEHIIVETSGLALPKPLVKAFEWPDIRNRVTVDGVVTVVDGPAVKAGRFADDPVKVAAQREADPSVDHENPLEEVYEDQLLCADLVVLNKTDLMSAEEADQIIEEIRSGVPRAIKIVATREGRVPASVLLGLSAAAENDLAARPSHHDNEPDHDHDDFETFIVEVPAVASPADLATRAKAIANAHDVLRIKGFAAIDGKPMRLLLQGVGERVDTRYERAWRDGEARVGKLVVIGQKGLDRESITRTLTGAA, encoded by the coding sequence ATGAGCGCGCGCAAGGTGCCTGTCACCATCGTCACGGGTTTTCTCGGCGCTGGTAAGACGACGCTCGTGCGGCACGCGATCGAGAATGCCGAAGGCCGCCGTCTGGCATTGATTGTCAATGAATTCGGCGATGTCGGTGTCGATGGCGCCATTCTTCGTTCGTGCGGTATCGAGAATTGCCCCGAAGAGAACATCGTCGAGCTGACGAACGGTTGCCTTTGCTGCACGGTCGCAGACGATTTCGTGCCGACGCTCGAAGCTTTGTTATCGCTTAATCCGCCGCCCGAGCACATCATCGTCGAGACGTCGGGCCTCGCATTGCCGAAGCCGCTGGTCAAAGCGTTCGAATGGCCGGATATCCGCAATCGCGTGACGGTCGACGGCGTCGTGACCGTGGTCGATGGTCCGGCCGTCAAGGCCGGCCGGTTCGCCGATGATCCGGTGAAGGTCGCGGCGCAGCGCGAGGCCGACCCCTCCGTCGATCATGAAAATCCGCTGGAGGAGGTCTACGAGGATCAGCTTCTCTGCGCCGATCTCGTTGTGTTGAACAAGACTGATCTCATGTCGGCCGAAGAGGCGGACCAGATCATTGAAGAGATCCGAAGCGGCGTTCCCCGCGCCATCAAAATCGTGGCGACGCGCGAGGGCCGTGTGCCCGCGAGCGTGCTGCTGGGGCTTTCGGCGGCCGCCGAGAACGATCTCGCCGCCCGTCCGTCGCATCACGACAACGAGCCGGATCACGATCACGACGATTTCGAAACGTTCATTGTCGAAGTGCCAGCTGTCGCGTCGCCCGCCGATCTTGCGACGCGCGCGAAGGCGATTGCGAATGCGCACGACGTGCTACGCATAAAGGGCTTCGCTGCGATCGATGGCAAGCCGATGCGGCTCTTGTTGCAGGGTGTGGGTGAACGCGTCGATACGCGGTACGAGCGCGCTTGGCGAGACGGCGAGGCGCGCGTTGGAAAGCTCGTCGTCATCGGTCAGAAGGGGCTCGACCGCGAGAGCATCACCAGGACACTGACAGGCGCAGCCTAA
- the cobU gene encoding bifunctional adenosylcobinamide kinase/adenosylcobinamide-phosphate guanylyltransferase, protein MPTTSLPQLTLVLGGARSGKSLYAERLVTSLPGPWAYIATAEAFDGEMTERIKGHQSRRSSGWVQHETPLDIADTLANRTSELPSLVDCLTLWVSNLMHAERSIPDATEELISALSKRIAPCVIVSNEVGLGIVPENALARAFRDEAGRLNQKIAAVADKVVFVAAGLPLTLKG, encoded by the coding sequence ATGCCGACGACATCCTTGCCGCAGCTGACATTGGTCCTCGGAGGGGCGCGCTCCGGCAAAAGCCTGTATGCCGAACGGCTTGTGACGAGCCTCCCCGGACCTTGGGCCTACATCGCCACGGCCGAAGCCTTTGACGGGGAGATGACCGAGCGGATCAAAGGGCATCAAAGCCGCCGGAGCAGCGGCTGGGTTCAGCACGAAACGCCTCTCGACATCGCCGACACCCTGGCGAACCGGACATCTGAGCTGCCGTCCCTCGTCGATTGCTTGACCTTGTGGGTTTCGAACTTGATGCACGCGGAACGTTCCATTCCCGATGCCACCGAGGAGTTGATCTCAGCTCTCTCAAAGCGGATCGCGCCTTGCGTCATTGTTTCGAACGAGGTGGGTCTCGGCATCGTGCCGGAGAACGCGCTCGCCCGCGCGTTTCGCGATGAGGCCGGACGCCTCAACCAGAAAATCGCAGCGGTCGCGGACAAAGTTGTTTTTGTCGCTGCTGGCCTGCCGCTGACTTTGAAAGGCTGA
- the cobO gene encoding cob(I)yrinic acid a,c-diamide adenosyltransferase — MTSDPTIDEAERHKAKMAKRKAVQDAEVASKAIEKGVLLVHTGPGKGKSTAAFGLVLRALGHGWRVGVVQFIKGAWATGERDALRMFGDQVSWHTMGEGFTWETQDKARDIAAAERAWAKAKELMADPSIRLLILDELNIALRYDYLPLDDVIETLRARRADLHVVVTGRNAKPELIAIADGVTEMAAVKHHFAAGIKAQEGIEF; from the coding sequence GTGACCAGCGATCCGACGATCGACGAGGCCGAACGCCATAAGGCCAAGATGGCAAAGCGCAAAGCCGTGCAAGATGCCGAGGTCGCCTCGAAGGCGATCGAGAAAGGCGTCCTCCTCGTCCACACCGGCCCCGGAAAGGGCAAGTCGACGGCCGCGTTCGGATTGGTCTTGCGCGCACTCGGACACGGCTGGCGCGTCGGCGTCGTGCAATTCATCAAGGGCGCGTGGGCAACAGGCGAACGCGACGCACTTCGCATGTTTGGGGACCAGGTCTCCTGGCACACGATGGGCGAAGGCTTCACGTGGGAAACCCAGGATAAAGCGCGCGATATCGCGGCGGCAGAGCGCGCCTGGGCGAAGGCGAAAGAGCTGATGGCCGATCCGTCCATCCGCCTTCTCATCCTCGACGAACTCAACATCGCGCTTCGTTACGACTACCTTCCGCTTGACGACGTCATCGAAACGCTCCGCGCGCGCCGGGCGGATCTCCACGTCGTCGTAACGGGCCGCAACGCCAAACCGGAATTGATCGCGATCGCCGATGGCGTGACCGAAATGGCCGCCGTGAAACATCACTTCGCGGCTGGCATCAAAGCGCAGGAAGGCATCGAGTTCTAA
- a CDS encoding cobyric acid synthase — translation MPARALMFSGTGSDVGKSLMVAGLCRLLANRGIRVLPFKPQNMSNNAAVTADGGEIGRAQALQARAARVAPSVHMNPVLLKPESETGAQIVVQGKMIGSARAREFQAKKPELLPAVLESFGRLKADADIVLVEGAGSASEINLRKNDIANLGFSRAAGVPVILIGDIDRGGVIASIVGTERVLDPDDAAMIRGFIVNKMRGDATLFADGMAAIAKMTGWAPLGLVPFFNDARKLPAEDALALRDLAKASKSNAGVKLRIAVPVLPRISNFDDLDPLRGEPSIAVNMIEPGRPIPADADLILLPGSKATIDDLAALRAEGWDIDIKAHVRRGGRVLGLCGGYQMLGKRISDPAGIEGPRRTVEGLGLLDVETEFGTEKTLAAVTGTLNAKGAPFQGYEMHVGRTSGPDTARPILTFADGRRDGATSPDGRVAGCYVHGIFASDAARAAILGTFGVEASSNSYEAEIDDILDSFAEHLARHVAIDDLLSLAK, via the coding sequence ATGCCAGCGCGCGCCCTGATGTTTTCAGGCACAGGCTCGGATGTCGGCAAATCGCTGATGGTGGCGGGCCTTTGTCGCCTCCTCGCAAACCGCGGCATCCGCGTCCTACCGTTCAAGCCGCAGAACATGTCGAACAACGCCGCCGTGACAGCCGATGGCGGTGAGATCGGCCGCGCGCAAGCACTTCAGGCACGCGCCGCCCGTGTCGCGCCGTCAGTGCACATGAACCCGGTCCTTCTCAAACCCGAAAGCGAAACGGGCGCCCAGATCGTCGTGCAAGGCAAGATGATCGGCTCTGCGAGAGCCCGCGAGTTCCAAGCGAAAAAACCCGAGCTTCTACCGGCGGTTCTCGAAAGCTTCGGCCGTCTGAAAGCGGATGCCGATATCGTTCTCGTCGAAGGCGCAGGCAGCGCCTCGGAGATCAATCTCCGGAAAAACGACATTGCGAACCTTGGTTTCTCACGCGCGGCGGGAGTGCCGGTGATTCTGATCGGCGACATCGATCGCGGTGGCGTCATCGCCAGTATCGTTGGAACCGAGCGCGTTCTCGATCCGGACGATGCGGCAATGATCCGAGGATTCATTGTCAACAAGATGCGCGGAGACGCCACGCTCTTCGCCGACGGCATGGCGGCGATTGCGAAGATGACGGGATGGGCGCCTCTCGGCCTCGTGCCATTCTTCAACGACGCGCGAAAGCTTCCCGCTGAGGACGCCCTCGCCCTGCGCGATCTCGCGAAAGCATCGAAATCGAACGCGGGCGTAAAGCTCCGCATCGCGGTGCCGGTACTGCCGCGCATTTCGAATTTCGACGACCTCGATCCGTTACGCGGCGAGCCGAGCATCGCCGTGAATATGATCGAACCCGGCCGCCCCATTCCGGCGGATGCGGACCTCATCCTCCTCCCCGGCTCGAAAGCGACAATCGATGATCTAGCGGCACTCCGCGCCGAAGGCTGGGATATCGATATCAAAGCTCACGTACGTCGCGGCGGCCGCGTCCTCGGACTTTGCGGCGGCTATCAGATGCTAGGGAAGCGCATTTCCGATCCTGCCGGCATCGAGGGCCCGCGGCGGACCGTCGAAGGCCTAGGTCTGCTCGACGTCGAGACGGAATTCGGAACCGAGAAAACGCTCGCAGCCGTCACGGGAACGCTCAACGCAAAAGGGGCACCCTTTCAAGGCTATGAAATGCACGTCGGCCGAACCTCGGGGCCAGACACAGCGCGCCCGATCCTGACATTCGCCGATGGCCGGAGAGACGGAGCAACATCACCGGACGGCCGCGTCGCCGGATGCTATGTCCACGGAATTTTCGCCTCCGACGCGGCGCGCGCGGCTATTCTTGGAACCTTCGGCGTCGAAGCATCCAGCAACAGCTACGAAGCCGAAATCGATGATATTCTCGATAGCTTCGCCGAGCATCTCGCCCGGCATGTAGCGATCGACGATCTTCTCAGCCTCGCAAAATGA
- the cbiB gene encoding adenosylcobinamide-phosphate synthase CbiB, with protein sequence MTETHTLLVVVAALALEAAVGYPDWIYQRIGHPVSWIGALIAALDRWLNRESESEAARRMSGVLALAIIVLTVGALAWLVERVAAHSAIGAIFIAILASTLIASRSLYDHVAAVARALDEDGLAGARLAVGRIVGRNPQTLDEHGVARAAIESLAENASDGIVAPVFWFAFFGLPGLAVYKAINTADSMIGHRTKRHEAFGWAAARLDDLVNLPASRLTGLMFAAAALFIPGASPASALEAMSRDASKHRSPNAGWAESAMAGALGFKLNGPKVYGDVRVEDAYMGNGRRELTADDIYSALRLATIAWGIMITTLLLFAFILRG encoded by the coding sequence GTGACTGAGACACACACCCTCCTGGTTGTCGTCGCTGCGCTAGCGCTCGAAGCGGCCGTTGGCTATCCGGATTGGATTTATCAGCGCATCGGCCATCCCGTGTCCTGGATCGGCGCTCTCATTGCCGCGCTCGATCGTTGGCTTAACAGGGAAAGCGAGAGCGAAGCTGCGCGGCGCATGTCGGGCGTCCTGGCCTTGGCGATCATCGTCTTGACGGTCGGCGCTCTCGCCTGGTTGGTCGAGCGTGTGGCTGCGCATAGTGCGATCGGCGCTATTTTCATCGCGATACTGGCTTCGACGTTGATTGCAAGTCGAAGTCTTTACGACCATGTGGCCGCTGTCGCTCGCGCGCTCGACGAGGACGGACTCGCAGGGGCGCGGCTCGCGGTCGGTCGCATTGTCGGGCGCAATCCGCAGACGCTCGACGAACATGGAGTCGCGCGCGCCGCGATTGAAAGCCTCGCCGAGAATGCGTCCGACGGCATCGTCGCGCCGGTGTTCTGGTTCGCCTTTTTCGGGCTGCCGGGTCTCGCCGTTTACAAGGCGATCAACACGGCCGACAGCATGATTGGTCATCGGACGAAGCGGCATGAGGCGTTCGGATGGGCGGCGGCGCGGCTCGACGATCTCGTCAATCTGCCGGCGTCGCGGCTGACCGGATTGATGTTCGCCGCTGCGGCTCTCTTCATCCCGGGCGCATCGCCGGCCAGCGCGCTCGAGGCGATGTCTCGAGATGCTTCGAAACATCGGTCACCCAATGCCGGTTGGGCGGAAAGCGCGATGGCGGGAGCGCTGGGGTTCAAGCTCAACGGTCCGAAAGTTTATGGCGATGTGCGCGTCGAGGATGCCTATATGGGCAATGGCCGCCGCGAACTGACAGCGGACGATATTTACTCGGCGCTTCGGTTGGCGACGATTGCGTGGGGCATCATGATTACGACGCTGCTGCTCTTCGCCTTCATTTTGCGAGGCTGA
- the cobA gene encoding uroporphyrinogen-III C-methyltransferase, with amino-acid sequence MTFRNTDDDNPNAEGRATLEQLVRWRRDVRRFKTDAVPDALVERLLRLADLAPSVGNSQPWRIVNVPSSELRAEIVGNFEAARIHAGEGYSGDQADLYYRLKLAGLKAAPVHLAVFCDQGVLQGHGLGRHTMPETLDHSCACMVTVLWLAAREAGLGLGWVSIVDPAQVSKTLGAPPDWKLVGYLLLGWPEEEHLDPELERHGWQERTPFETRYFTAGNAPLSNEAKDARPAKPTRPGSVTLVGSGPGDPELLTIKALFALQSADAVLFDDLVAKPILDLVRPGARLIDVGKRGYRKSCKQPDINAQMVSLAREGLKVVRLKSGDPLIFGRAGEEIEACEAAGIAISVVPGVTSAQGAAANLKVSLTNRDHARRLQFITAHDRRGMLPKDIDWSAVADSAATTVIYMPKRTLAELTEIALVHGLDPKTPAIAVANATRPDERVFVSTIGAIAAALDAAHPDGPVLVMLGEALRYATARDAAERAEQIAAAHGVLPEQS; translated from the coding sequence ATGACTTTTCGCAACACCGACGATGACAATCCGAACGCGGAAGGGCGGGCGACGCTGGAGCAACTCGTCCGCTGGCGACGCGATGTACGTCGTTTCAAGACGGATGCTGTTCCTGATGCGTTGGTCGAGCGGCTTTTGCGGCTCGCCGATTTGGCGCCGTCGGTCGGCAACAGTCAGCCGTGGCGGATCGTCAACGTGCCGTCCTCCGAATTGCGGGCCGAGATCGTAGGCAATTTCGAAGCGGCGCGGATCCATGCCGGCGAGGGCTATAGCGGCGACCAGGCCGATCTCTATTATCGGTTGAAGCTCGCGGGCTTGAAAGCCGCGCCCGTGCATCTCGCGGTTTTTTGCGACCAGGGCGTGCTGCAGGGGCATGGGCTCGGACGGCATACGATGCCGGAGACGCTCGACCATTCCTGCGCGTGCATGGTGACGGTGCTTTGGCTTGCCGCGCGGGAAGCAGGCCTAGGCCTTGGTTGGGTGTCGATCGTCGATCCGGCTCAGGTCTCCAAGACCCTTGGAGCGCCCCCCGATTGGAAGCTCGTCGGCTATCTCCTGCTCGGCTGGCCCGAAGAAGAACATCTTGATCCCGAGCTCGAGCGGCATGGATGGCAGGAGCGGACGCCTTTCGAGACACGGTATTTTACAGCCGGTAACGCGCCGCTTTCGAATGAAGCGAAAGACGCGCGACCTGCAAAGCCAACACGACCGGGCTCAGTTACGCTCGTCGGCTCCGGGCCGGGTGATCCGGAGCTTTTGACGATCAAGGCGCTTTTCGCGCTGCAATCCGCTGACGCGGTGCTCTTCGACGATCTTGTCGCCAAGCCGATCCTCGATCTCGTCCGTCCGGGGGCGCGGCTGATCGATGTCGGCAAGCGCGGCTATCGCAAGTCGTGCAAGCAACCCGACATCAATGCGCAAATGGTATCGCTGGCGCGCGAGGGTCTCAAAGTCGTTCGTCTCAAGTCGGGCGATCCGTTGATCTTCGGGCGCGCCGGGGAGGAGATCGAAGCGTGTGAGGCGGCGGGCATTGCGATCAGCGTCGTGCCGGGGGTGACCTCCGCCCAAGGCGCAGCGGCCAATCTCAAGGTGTCGCTCACCAACCGCGATCATGCGCGCCGTTTGCAGTTCATTACCGCCCATGACCGTCGCGGGATGCTGCCCAAGGATATCGATTGGAGCGCCGTAGCCGACAGCGCGGCGACGACCGTTATCTACATGCCGAAGCGGACGCTCGCGGAACTTACTGAGATTGCGCTGGTGCACGGGCTCGACCCGAAAACACCGGCCATCGCGGTCGCCAATGCAACACGCCCGGACGAGCGCGTTTTCGTCTCGACCATCGGAGCCATTGCCGCGGCACTCGATGCGGCGCATCCGGATGGGCCGGTGCTTGTGATGCTCGGGGAGGCTTTGCGTTATGCAACGGCGCGAGATGCGGCGGAGCGGGCAGAACAGATCGCGGCAGCTCACGGCGTTTTGCCGGAGCAATCTTGA
- a CDS encoding rhodanese-related sulfurtransferase, with amino-acid sequence MTVKVAAFYKFVPIDDPAELQTSLREVCLAHAIKGTILIAREGINATVSGASGDIDALIATIVSDARFSDLEVKYSEAGDHPFQRLKVKIKREIVTFGVPDAQPAVATGTFVEPDAWNALISEPDVLVIDTRNDYEFQVGTFEGAHNPETRAFNEFPDYVKRTLASDPKRRIAMFCTGGIRCEKASAFLLREGFPNVYQLNGGILRYLEKVPPEESLWRGECFVFDERVALEHGVRQGHHTLCSQCGFPIRKPDESVTTLCEGCRESKATAG; translated from the coding sequence GTGACGGTAAAAGTCGCTGCCTTCTACAAATTCGTCCCGATAGACGATCCCGCGGAGCTTCAGACGAGTCTCCGTGAGGTGTGTCTGGCGCATGCGATCAAGGGCACGATTCTGATTGCCCGCGAGGGTATCAACGCCACCGTTTCGGGAGCGAGTGGCGACATCGATGCGCTCATCGCGACAATTGTATCCGATGCGCGGTTTTCCGATCTCGAGGTGAAGTACTCGGAAGCCGGTGACCACCCGTTTCAGCGCCTCAAGGTAAAGATCAAGCGGGAGATCGTCACCTTCGGCGTTCCCGACGCCCAGCCAGCGGTCGCGACGGGTACGTTCGTTGAGCCCGATGCGTGGAATGCGCTGATCTCAGAGCCCGATGTTCTCGTGATCGATACGCGCAACGATTACGAATTTCAGGTCGGGACATTCGAGGGTGCGCACAATCCCGAGACGCGCGCCTTCAACGAGTTTCCGGATTATGTGAAGCGCACGCTCGCCAGCGATCCAAAACGTCGGATCGCAATGTTCTGCACAGGCGGCATCCGCTGCGAGAAGGCGAGTGCCTTTCTGCTTCGCGAGGGTTTTCCGAACGTCTACCAGCTCAACGGCGGCATCCTGCGGTATCTGGAAAAGGTGCCGCCGGAAGAAAGCCTCTGGCGCGGAGAGTGCTTCGTTTTTGACGAGCGGGTCGCGCTTGAGCACGGTGTCCGTCAGGGGCATCACACTCTCTGCTCGCAGTGTGGATTTCCAATCCGGAAACCGGATGAGAGCGTGACCACCCTTTGTGAGGGGTGTCGCGAATCGAAGGCGACCGCGGGCTGA
- the rfbA gene encoding glucose-1-phosphate thymidylyltransferase RfbA yields MSTLKGIILAGGSGTRLYPLTLTISKQLLPVYDKPMIYYPLSTLMLAGIRDILIITTPHDQALFENLLGTGEQFGLRLSYAVQPEPEGLAQAFVIGRDFIGSDRCALVLGDNIFYGHGFGELLRSAANRADGATVFAYEVADPERYGVVTFDQSGRAKAIDEKPQSPKSNWAVTGLYFYDERVVELASQVKPSARGELEITTLNEMYLNLGSLHIEKMGRGFAWLDTGTFDSLKDASDYIATIERRQGLKISCPEEIAVRMGFISPSALEPWLSRLGKSAYAAYVRHVIANI; encoded by the coding sequence ATGAGCACGCTAAAGGGGATCATTCTTGCAGGTGGAAGCGGGACGCGGCTTTATCCGCTTACGCTCACCATCTCGAAGCAGCTGCTTCCCGTCTACGATAAGCCGATGATCTATTATCCGCTGTCGACGCTGATGCTCGCGGGAATTCGAGACATTCTGATCATCACGACGCCGCACGATCAAGCGCTTTTCGAAAATCTTCTCGGAACCGGCGAGCAATTCGGGTTGCGATTGAGCTATGCCGTGCAGCCGGAACCGGAAGGTCTCGCGCAGGCCTTCGTCATCGGACGCGATTTCATTGGCAGCGATCGGTGTGCGCTCGTGCTGGGCGACAACATCTTTTACGGTCACGGTTTCGGCGAGCTGCTTCGAAGCGCGGCCAACCGCGCGGACGGCGCGACGGTTTTTGCCTACGAAGTCGCTGATCCCGAACGCTACGGCGTCGTGACTTTTGACCAAAGCGGCCGTGCGAAAGCGATCGATGAAAAGCCGCAAAGCCCAAAATCGAATTGGGCGGTCACGGGCCTTTATTTTTACGACGAGCGCGTCGTCGAATTGGCGTCACAAGTCAAACCTTCGGCGCGAGGCGAACTCGAGATCACGACGCTGAATGAAATGTACCTCAACCTTGGTTCGCTCCACATCGAGAAAATGGGGCGAGGCTTTGCGTGGCTCGATACCGGTACTTTCGACAGTCTGAAGGATGCGAGCGACTACATCGCGACGATCGAGCGGCGTCAGGGACTTAAAATTTCATGCCCCGAAGAAATTGCGGTGCGCATGGGGTTCATTTCGCCCTCGGCTCTGGAGCCATGGCTTAGCCGCTTGGGGAAGAGCGCTTATGCGGCGTACGTCCGGCACGTCATCGCCAACATTTGA
- the rfbD gene encoding dTDP-4-dehydrorhamnose reductase, protein MTDVPCSTFIIGKSGQVSSSLLEALRAEDNRVFACGRPEIDLLDPESVRRAILAARPKVVVNAAAYTAVDRAEDEPEIAYAVNAAGAEAAAKAAAEIDAAIIHFSTDYVFDGSKRTPYVETDPVSPIGVYGRSKQEGEVRVAAANPKHIILRTAWIFSPFGGNFAKTMLRLSKERREIKVVDDQCGNPTHALDLAELVRKVLPLASAQSPDPRIFGTFHTVNHGETTWFGFAKAILEGAAQRGGSEVAVLPIGTKDYPTKAERPAYSVLSTDKLRDVTGFQLRPWREALSDCLDRLAGSPHRVAAERSQQIGGKFA, encoded by the coding sequence GTGACCGACGTCCCTTGCAGCACGTTCATCATCGGTAAAAGTGGTCAGGTCAGCAGCTCTCTCCTTGAGGCGTTGCGCGCCGAAGACAATCGCGTTTTTGCCTGCGGGCGGCCGGAGATCGATCTCTTGGATCCCGAATCCGTGAGGCGCGCCATTCTGGCAGCCCGGCCCAAGGTCGTTGTGAACGCCGCTGCCTACACGGCCGTCGACAGGGCCGAGGACGAACCCGAGATTGCTTACGCTGTCAACGCCGCCGGTGCGGAGGCGGCCGCCAAAGCTGCGGCCGAGATCGATGCCGCGATCATTCATTTCTCGACTGATTATGTCTTCGACGGGAGCAAACGTACGCCCTACGTCGAGACAGATCCCGTGTCGCCCATCGGGGTCTACGGGCGTAGCAAACAAGAGGGCGAGGTTCGCGTTGCCGCCGCCAATCCGAAGCATATCATTCTCCGTACGGCTTGGATTTTCAGTCCGTTTGGAGGCAACTTTGCGAAGACCATGTTGCGGTTGAGCAAGGAGCGCCGAGAAATCAAAGTCGTTGACGATCAGTGCGGAAATCCAACGCATGCGTTGGATCTGGCAGAGCTGGTCCGCAAGGTTCTTCCGCTTGCAAGCGCACAGTCGCCGGATCCGCGGATTTTCGGGACCTTTCATACCGTGAACCACGGTGAGACGACGTGGTTCGGCTTTGCCAAAGCCATTCTCGAAGGTGCGGCTCAGAGGGGCGGAAGCGAGGTCGCTGTGCTACCGATCGGCACCAAGGATTATCCGACGAAGGCTGAGCGGCCGGCCTATTCGGTGCTCTCTACGGACAAGCTCCGCGACGTCACGGGCTTTCAGCTTCGGCCCTGGAGGGAAGCACTTTCCGATTGTCTCGACCGGCTCGCGGGTTCTCCCCATCGTGTGGCTGCCGAGCGTTCGCAACAGATTGGCGGGAAATTCGCATGA